A window of the Garra rufa chromosome 10, GarRuf1.0, whole genome shotgun sequence genome harbors these coding sequences:
- the LOC141344878 gene encoding LOW QUALITY PROTEIN: GTPase IMAP family member 4 (The sequence of the model RefSeq protein was modified relative to this genomic sequence to represent the inferred CDS: inserted 1 base in 1 codon): MDNVNAKNNGNDQVAPPLRLLIVGQKRTGKSSVGNTILGKDVFNTWGGTNSAVAHGESERRQLMLVDACGWGTDENLVPKQEKLELFNALSLCEPGPHILLLVVPLLYFSPSEKAALQKRMEILTEGVWRHTMVVFTLGDHLRDSSIQDHIQTAGRGLQWLMEKCRYRYHVLNNKTPQDRQQVSGLLDRAEDMLKENGGWHFSLHMYSRLEEEWSRREREMQERKLERQDGGGXKQSRTGCLHVNDTVVKLVYHS, encoded by the exons ATGGACAACGTGAATGCAAAAAATAATG GCAATGACCAAGTTGCCCCTCCTCTGCGGCTGCTAATCGTGGGCCAAAAGCGGACAGGAAAGAGTTCAGTGGGCAACACGATCCTGGGTAAGGATGTATTTAATACATGGGGTGGAACAAACAGTGCAGTAGCACATGGAGAATCTGAGAGGCGACAGCTGATGCTCGTGGATGCCTGTGGATGGGGCACGGACGAGAACCTGGTCCCCAAACAGGAGAAACTGGAGCTATTTAACGCCCTCTCACTGTGTGAACCCGGACCCCACATTCTCCTCCTGGTCGTTCCCTTACTGTACTTTAGCCCCTCCGAGAAAGCGGCCCTACAGAAGCGCATGGAGATCCTCACAGAGGGTGTGTGGCGCCACACCATGGTTGTGTTCACCCTCGGGGACCATCTGCGTGACTCCAGCATACAGGATCATATCCAGACAGCCGGGAGGGGTCTCCAGTGGCTAATGGAGAAGTGCAGGTACAGGTACCATGTTCTTAACAATAAGACGCCTCAGGACAGACAGCAGGTTTCTGGTTTGCTAGACCGTGCGGAAGACATGCTGAAGGAGAACGGGGGATGGCACTTCTCGCTGCACATGTACAGCAGGCTGGAGGAGGAATGGAGCCGAAGAGAGAGGGAAATGCAAGAGAGGAAACTAGAGAGACAAGATGGAGGGG GAAAACAGTCGAGGACTGGCTGTCTGCATGTGAACGATACTGTGGTGAAATTAGTTTACCACAGCTAA